CATTTAAATCTATGGTGGATAGAGGTGTTCATGTAGCTTTAGGTACAGATTGTCCTGTGGAACCATTAGATGTTATGCCTTCTATATATTGTGCAGTAACTAGAAAGGATTTAAAAGGATTTCCAAAGAGGGGCTGGCTACCAGAGGAAAGTTTAACGGTAGAAGAGGCCCTATATGGCTATACAATGGGAAGTGCCTATGCTTCATTTGAAGAAAATATTAAAGGCTCTATTACAGAGGGAAAGCTTGCAGACATGGTTGTATTGTCTGAAGACATATTCAGTATCCTTCCAGATAAAATAAAGGACATAGCAGTTGAAATGACTATTCTAGGTGGAGAAATTGTTTACGAAAGATAAGATGATTAAATTATTGCTTTTAGTATCCTTAGCTATTTAGAAATTATATTTATCCTGAATGGTTAAGGATTTTTCCATTTCATGTATATATAATAATCTTGACTTTATTAATAACCATGGTACAATTATACCTATGGGGGGTATAATTAATATGAATATAAATTTAGATGATAATATAAAGAAATACACAAATAATTTTGAAAGGAGACAATATGTTTACAAAAGCTTTATACGTACTAGCAATTTTTTTAACTGTTTTTTCCTTTGTAAAGGATAAGAAAAAGACAAAGATTGCTTTAAAAAAAGCATGGAAATCCTTCGAGAGCATATTACCTCAATTTTTGGCTATTCTTATTTTAATCGGCATAATGCTTGCAGTTTTAAGTCCAGAAACTATATCAAAGCTATTAGGCTCAGGGTCAGGAATAATCGGTATGCTGGGAGCAGGACTCATAGGCTCTATTACCTTAATACCTGCTTTTGTTGCATTTCCACTAACAGCAGCCTTGTATAATAATGGTGCAGGAATAACTCAAGTGGCAGTGTTTGTATCTACCCTCATGATGGTAGGAGTTGCAACTATGCCACTAGAAATGAAGTATTTTGGCAAGGCAGGTACTATTACAAGAAATTTACTTGCATTTATTCTATCCTTTGTAGTCGCAGGTATAATGGGGGCGATATTAGCATGAAAAAGCTTATTAGCAGATATAAGTTTTTCTTAGTATTACTAGCAGTGAATACTGTCATATTATTTATTTATCCTAGTATTGGAAAATCGTCACTAGAAATAACTAAGAAAAATATTATTGAGATGATTTCTATAATACCACCAATTTTCATATTATTAGGCTTACTAGATGTGTGGGTAGAAAAAGAAACTATGATGAAGTTTATGGGGCCCAATTCAGGCATAACTGGAATACTTATCTCATTTCTTTTGGGCTCAGTAGCAGCAGGACCCTTATA
This window of the Proteiniborus ethanoligenes genome carries:
- a CDS encoding permease codes for the protein MKKLISRYKFFLVLLAVNTVILFIYPSIGKSSLEITKKNIIEMISIIPPIFILLGLLDVWVEKETMMKFMGPNSGITGILISFLLGSVAAGPLYAAFPVAGTLLKKGSKLSNVLIFIGSWSTTKIPLLLFEASSMGLNFMLLRFALNLPVIAAIAIITEKTLSSKEKEDMYNRAALLE
- a CDS encoding permease, whose protein sequence is MFTKALYVLAIFLTVFSFVKDKKKTKIALKKAWKSFESILPQFLAILILIGIMLAVLSPETISKLLGSGSGIIGMLGAGLIGSITLIPAFVAFPLTAALYNNGAGITQVAVFVSTLMMVGVATMPLEMKYFGKAGTITRNLLAFILSFVVAGIMGAILA